A genomic region of Chitinimonas arctica contains the following coding sequences:
- a CDS encoding low affinity iron permease family protein, translating to MSGKKVAWFTQLAKQIASFTGKPVTFSVALGLVLVWAISGPMFDFSDTWQLVINTSTTIITFLMVFLIQNTQNRDTEALQIKLDELIYSLEESNNALLDLEELDEEQLDKIRQRYVRLAKKTRAEADEEAEAPQPE from the coding sequence ATGTCCGGTAAAAAAGTTGCTTGGTTTACCCAGCTGGCGAAACAGATCGCCTCGTTCACAGGCAAGCCGGTTACCTTCTCGGTCGCACTGGGTCTCGTCCTGGTCTGGGCGATCAGCGGACCGATGTTTGATTTCAGCGACACCTGGCAACTGGTGATCAATACCAGCACGACCATCATCACCTTCCTGATGGTGTTCCTGATCCAGAACACCCAGAACCGCGATACCGAAGCCTTGCAGATCAAGCTGGACGAGCTGATCTACTCCTTGGAAGAATCGAACAACGCCTTGCTGGACCTGGAGGAATTGGACGAAGAACAACTGGACAAGATTCGCCAACGCTATGTACGGCTGGCTAAAAAGACGCGCGCGGAGGCAGATGAAGAGGCCGAGGCGCCGCAGCCCGAGTAG